One window of Oscillibacter hominis genomic DNA carries:
- a CDS encoding substrate-binding domain-containing protein: MKKLGSVLLALTMVMALLSGCGGNGAASGGSGSAGAGSSGGSESGTFSGGISVISREDGSGTRGAFIELLGVEQKDADGNKVDMTTDQAEITNSTAVMLTTVSGNEYAIGYVSMSSLNQDVKALEIDGAEATVDNVKDGSYKVARPFNIATKGDVSEVAQDFINFIMSEDGQKVVEDHGCISQGNTGAYKSTQPSGSISVAGSSSVSPVMEKLKEAYAAVNPNATIELQTSDSTTGMTSAAQGLCDIGMASRELKDSETESGLTATVIAMDGIAVVVNNDNPIDGLTSEQVRSIFTGETTDWNEVA, translated from the coding sequence ATGAAAAAGTTAGGTTCTGTTCTGCTTGCACTGACCATGGTGATGGCCCTGCTTTCCGGCTGCGGCGGCAACGGCGCGGCGTCCGGCGGCTCCGGCAGCGCCGGTGCGGGTTCTTCCGGCGGAAGTGAATCCGGTACATTCAGCGGCGGCATCTCTGTTATTTCCCGTGAAGATGGCTCCGGCACCCGGGGCGCGTTCATCGAGCTGCTTGGCGTTGAGCAAAAGGACGCCGACGGCAACAAGGTGGATATGACCACCGACCAGGCTGAAATCACCAATTCCACCGCTGTGATGCTCACCACGGTGAGCGGCAACGAGTATGCCATCGGCTACGTGTCCATGAGTTCCCTGAACCAGGATGTCAAGGCCCTTGAGATCGACGGCGCAGAGGCCACTGTGGACAATGTCAAGGACGGCAGCTACAAGGTCGCAAGACCCTTCAACATTGCCACCAAGGGGGATGTCTCCGAGGTTGCCCAGGACTTCATCAACTTCATCATGAGCGAGGATGGCCAGAAAGTAGTGGAAGACCATGGCTGCATCAGTCAGGGAAACACCGGCGCCTATAAGAGCACCCAGCCCTCCGGTAGCATCTCCGTGGCCGGTTCCTCCTCCGTCAGCCCTGTGATGGAAAAGCTGAAGGAAGCGTATGCCGCTGTGAACCCCAACGCCACCATTGAGCTCCAGACCAGCGATTCCACCACCGGCATGACTTCCGCCGCCCAGGGCCTGTGCGACATCGGCATGGCCTCCCGGGAGCTGAAGGACAGTGAAACTGAATCCGGCCTGACCGCCACCGTCATCGCAATGGACGGCATCGCGGTTGTGGTCAACAACGACAATCCCATCGACGGCCTCACCAGCGAGCAGGTTCGCTCCATCTTCACCGGAGAAACCACGGACTGGAACGAGGTTGCCTGA
- the pstC gene encoding phosphate ABC transporter permease subunit PstC, whose translation MRFVFLLTACVSILAVALICMFLFQSGFPAIREIGIVQFLFGTTWKPGNGQFGIAPMILGSVYVTAGAILVGVPLGLLTAIFMARFCPPRLHRIMKPAVDLLAGIPSIVYGFFGLMALVPLMKTIFGGSGKSMLTASVLLGIMILPTVIGVSEAALRAVPESYYEGALALGATHERAVFATVLPAARSGVLAAVVLGVGRAIGETMAVIMVAGNQTAMPSGLLKGVRTMTANIVIEMGYAQDLHRQALFATGVVLFVFILLINLCFSCLKRKGEAQ comes from the coding sequence ATGCGTTTTGTATTCCTGCTGACAGCCTGCGTGTCCATCCTGGCCGTCGCGCTGATCTGCATGTTCCTGTTTCAGAGCGGGTTTCCGGCAATCCGTGAAATTGGCATCGTCCAGTTTCTGTTCGGCACCACCTGGAAGCCGGGAAACGGCCAGTTCGGCATCGCGCCCATGATCCTGGGCAGCGTCTATGTCACCGCCGGCGCCATCTTGGTGGGCGTGCCCCTGGGCCTGCTGACGGCCATCTTTATGGCCCGGTTCTGCCCGCCCCGGCTCCATCGGATCATGAAGCCGGCGGTGGATCTGCTGGCGGGCATCCCCTCCATCGTCTACGGCTTTTTCGGGCTGATGGCTCTGGTGCCCCTGATGAAAACCATCTTCGGCGGCAGCGGGAAGAGCATGCTGACCGCGTCGGTCCTCTTGGGGATTATGATTCTGCCCACCGTGATCGGCGTGTCGGAAGCAGCGCTGAGGGCCGTGCCGGAGAGCTATTATGAGGGCGCGCTGGCCCTGGGCGCCACCCATGAGCGGGCGGTGTTTGCAACCGTGCTCCCGGCGGCCAGGTCCGGTGTGCTGGCTGCGGTGGTGCTGGGCGTGGGACGGGCCATCGGCGAGACCATGGCGGTCATCATGGTGGCGGGCAACCAGACCGCCATGCCCTCTGGCCTTCTCAAGGGCGTGCGCACCATGACGGCCAATATCGTCATTGAGATGGGCTATGCCCAGGACCTCCACCGCCAGGCCCTCTTTGCCACGGGAGTGGTGCTGTTCGTCTTTATCCTGCTCATCAATCTGTGCTTTTCCTGCCTGAAGCGGAAAGGAGAGGCCCAATGA
- the pstA gene encoding phosphate ABC transporter permease PstA, giving the protein MTTPSSAASERRPARYTGSKLLRALVCISAAITVLILASLVVYILIKGVPNLKPGLFARKYTSDNCSMLPAILNTVTVTLTSLLFAVPLGVGSAIYLAEYAKRGSRLVRLVRLTTETLAGIPSIVYGLFGYLMFTIALKFGYSLLSGILTLSIMVLPTIMRTTEEALTAVPDLYREGSFGLGAGRLRTVWRIVLPSAMPGIASGVILAIGRIVGETAALIFTSGTDTGVAGLTSSGRTLAIHMYALWNEGLHMEAAYATGVVLLILVVGINALASYAAKKVER; this is encoded by the coding sequence ATGACAACCCCATCTTCTGCAGCATCTGAACGCCGTCCGGCCCGGTACACCGGCTCTAAGCTGTTGAGAGCCCTGGTGTGCATCTCAGCCGCGATTACGGTACTGATCTTAGCATCCCTGGTGGTCTACATCCTGATCAAGGGCGTGCCCAATCTGAAACCGGGGCTCTTTGCCCGGAAGTATACCTCCGACAACTGCTCCATGCTGCCGGCCATTCTCAACACCGTCACCGTGACGCTCACCTCCCTCCTGTTTGCGGTGCCCCTGGGCGTGGGCTCCGCCATCTATTTGGCGGAGTACGCCAAGCGGGGCAGCCGTCTGGTGCGGCTGGTGCGCCTGACCACGGAGACCCTGGCCGGCATCCCTTCCATTGTCTATGGCCTGTTCGGCTATCTGATGTTTACCATTGCCCTGAAGTTCGGCTACTCTTTGCTCTCCGGCATCCTGACGCTGTCCATCATGGTGCTGCCCACCATCATGCGCACCACGGAGGAGGCGCTGACAGCGGTGCCGGACCTCTATCGGGAGGGGAGCTTCGGCCTGGGGGCCGGCCGGCTGCGGACGGTGTGGCGCATTGTGCTGCCCTCCGCCATGCCTGGCATTGCCTCCGGGGTTATCCTGGCCATCGGCCGCATCGTGGGTGAGACGGCGGCGCTGATCTTCACCTCCGGCACAGACACCGGTGTGGCGGGGCTGACCTCCTCCGGCCGGACTCTGGCCATCCACATGTACGCGCTGTGGAACGAGGGGCTGCACATGGAGGCCGCCTATGCCACCGGTGTGGTCCTCCTGATCCTGGTGGTGGGAATCAACGCCCTGGCGTCCTACGCCGCCAAGAAAGTAGAGAGGTGA
- the pstB gene encoding phosphate ABC transporter ATP-binding protein PstB, translating to MDQYKLSIRNLELYYHDFKALKGIDMDIRANEVTAFIGPSGCGKSTLLKTLNRMNDLVEGCRITGTVELDGEDIYGSMDVPALRKRVGMVFQKPNPFPMSVYDNIAYGPRTHGIRSRVKLDEIVEKSLRSAAIWDEVKDRLKKSALGLSGGQQQRLCIARALAVQPEVLLMDEPTSALDPISTSKIEDLALELKKDYTIVMVTHNMQQAARISDRTAFFLLGEVIEFGETEQLFSVPRDKRTEDYITGRFG from the coding sequence TTGGATCAATATAAACTCTCCATTCGGAATCTGGAGCTTTATTATCACGATTTCAAAGCCCTCAAGGGCATTGATATGGACATCCGGGCCAACGAGGTCACGGCGTTCATCGGCCCCTCCGGCTGCGGCAAGTCCACGCTTTTGAAGACCCTCAACCGCATGAACGATTTGGTGGAGGGCTGCCGCATCACCGGCACTGTGGAATTGGACGGCGAGGACATCTATGGCTCCATGGACGTGCCGGCTCTGCGCAAGCGGGTGGGCATGGTGTTTCAAAAGCCCAACCCCTTTCCCATGAGCGTCTACGACAACATCGCCTACGGCCCCCGCACCCACGGCATCCGCTCCCGGGTGAAGTTAGACGAGATTGTGGAGAAATCCCTCCGCTCCGCCGCCATCTGGGACGAGGTGAAGGACCGGCTGAAAAAAAGCGCCCTGGGCCTTTCCGGCGGCCAGCAGCAGCGCCTGTGCATCGCCCGGGCCCTGGCCGTGCAGCCGGAGGTGCTGCTGATGGATGAACCCACCTCCGCTCTGGACCCAATCTCCACTTCCAAGATAGAAGACCTTGCCCTGGAGCTGAAAAAGGATTACACTATTGTCATGGTGACCCACAACATGCAGCAGGCCGCCCGCATATCCGACCGCACCGCCTTTTTCCTCCTGGGAGAAGTGATCGAATTTGGGGAGACAGAACAATTGTTCTCCGTGCCCCGGGACAAACGGAC